Proteins from a single region of Aquirhabdus parva:
- a CDS encoding ShlB/FhaC/HecB family hemolysin secretion/activation protein → MYFSSPKLRFLTASLGLITGSAFALTPPDAGQTLQQLQAPPPPTAQTKSAPVLTSNTKLNENITGAENPTIPFSRLRYSGNTRYDQVVLDKIVGPLTGPLRLSDLRSAAQRITLHYRQHGYLLARAYLPPQDITKGVITIAILEGRLDHINLTNSSHLSTKQIQSLLDNQQPSNQPVRTDDANRALLLTQAIPGVGTVQGSLRPSATIGSTELDVTVTEGPQVTGYVGLDNSGNRYTGAERLTGGVYFNNLTSFGDQLNLQGVVTNQDRMDYGRIAWDAPVGSSGLRLGAAFSNLRYSLGESFKILDAHGIARTKAIYGSFPILATPTSHINANLSLERRDLTDITGLVNLDNRRSLDTAILTLSGDFRDTLLLTPAVNAWRVTTAAGKLDLKTQSVSIIDDKTAQTAGHYDKVTVSFTREQLLPASFSLYLSGLAQRSNKNLDSSEQITLGGGNGIRAYPEGEAPGDQGWIGTAELRYRLNSELQLTSFYDAGTIQANHFPYINQNNNRHLSGFGVGANSNWGPFNLKANLAWRGNSSTPTSDTDRSPRIWVQGSYFF, encoded by the coding sequence ATGTATTTTTCATCACCTAAACTTCGCTTTTTAACCGCCAGCCTGGGTCTAATTACAGGTAGTGCTTTTGCTCTGACTCCTCCAGATGCTGGGCAAACGCTCCAGCAGCTACAAGCACCACCTCCGCCAACCGCACAGACGAAATCAGCACCCGTCTTAACTAGCAACACAAAATTAAATGAGAACATAACTGGCGCAGAGAATCCAACTATACCCTTCTCGCGTTTACGCTATAGCGGTAATACACGCTATGATCAAGTCGTTCTCGACAAAATTGTAGGGCCATTGACTGGACCTCTTCGACTCAGTGACTTACGCAGTGCAGCTCAGCGTATTACGCTTCATTATCGCCAGCATGGATACCTCTTAGCCAGGGCTTATTTGCCGCCACAAGATATTACAAAGGGCGTAATCACGATTGCCATTTTGGAAGGCCGTTTAGATCATATCAACCTGACAAACTCCAGCCATTTATCGACGAAGCAAATCCAGTCACTCTTAGACAACCAGCAGCCGAGTAATCAACCTGTCCGTACAGATGATGCAAATCGCGCACTATTATTGACTCAAGCAATCCCAGGGGTTGGTACAGTACAAGGGAGCTTAAGACCGAGTGCAACTATTGGCAGCACGGAGTTAGATGTCACGGTGACTGAGGGTCCACAGGTAACCGGATATGTAGGATTGGATAACAGCGGTAATCGATATACAGGTGCTGAACGCTTAACAGGCGGGGTTTATTTCAACAATCTGACTAGTTTTGGTGATCAACTTAATCTCCAAGGTGTAGTCACCAATCAAGATCGCATGGATTATGGACGGATCGCATGGGATGCCCCTGTAGGGAGCAGCGGATTACGTTTAGGGGCTGCTTTTAGTAATTTACGCTATAGTCTTGGTGAGAGTTTTAAGATTTTAGACGCCCATGGCATTGCTCGCACCAAAGCGATCTATGGCAGCTTTCCAATATTGGCAACACCGACAAGTCATATCAATGCCAATCTCTCACTAGAACGTCGTGATCTCACCGATATTACAGGATTGGTAAATCTGGATAACAGAAGATCACTAGATACCGCAATCCTTACTTTGAGTGGTGACTTTAGAGATACGTTATTACTCACACCCGCAGTTAATGCATGGCGCGTAACTACGGCTGCAGGTAAGTTAGATCTCAAAACACAAAGTGTCTCCATCATTGATGACAAAACTGCCCAAACCGCAGGTCATTATGACAAAGTCACGGTTAGTTTTACTCGAGAGCAATTACTCCCCGCGAGTTTCAGTCTCTATCTGTCAGGTCTGGCTCAGCGCAGTAACAAAAATTTAGACTCTTCAGAACAGATTACTTTAGGGGGAGGAAATGGTATTCGAGCCTATCCTGAAGGTGAAGCTCCGGGAGACCAAGGTTGGATTGGTACAGCAGAGTTACGTTATCGTCTAAACTCAGAGCTTCAACTGACCAGTTTTTATGATGCTGGAACTATACAAGCGAACCACTTCCCCTATATCAATCAAAACAACAATCGACATCTTTCCGGATTCGGAGTCGGAGCGAATAGTAATTGGGGGCCTTTTAATCTCAAAGCCAATTTAGCTTGGCGAGGAAACAGCAGTACACCAACCAGCGATACCGATCGTAGTCCGCGTATATGGGTTCAAGGCAGTTACTTTTTTTAA
- a CDS encoding GGDEF domain-containing protein: MKHKALLIFLLVITVVFGIFLTVKVTEYANAQAYDFFLTQAKLVAAAADPDDIRSFSGDSSELTTPAYNLTLERLTRIKQSMKDARFVYLMRLDHNQVHFIFDTEDTHSKDYSPPGEVFNNPSKELRDIFITGQPFVEGPFHDQWGDWVSAHAPIYDPRSGKIIAISGIDINAATWSKHVKFYKYASALISALLVSFMFGCIFLHNAVKHWQEAEDQVNKMARFDALTGLPNRYLINEILERVILDAEKNEKKFALLFMDINNFKWVNDTLGYSTGDKLLQIIASRLRQVLRRADIFGRIGGDEFVFILENLVDTHENALTIAEKIQNTLSMPITTHGLENFSILASVGIAIYPKHGETAERLMSNADYAMYQAKKNPFSQIVFFTHE; the protein is encoded by the coding sequence TTGAAACATAAAGCATTACTTATCTTTCTATTGGTCATTACCGTCGTTTTCGGTATTTTTTTGACCGTAAAAGTCACTGAATATGCTAACGCTCAAGCGTATGACTTCTTTTTAACACAAGCTAAACTCGTCGCAGCCGCAGCAGACCCTGATGATATTCGTAGCTTTAGTGGAGACTCTTCAGAGTTAACTACACCCGCCTATAATCTGACTTTAGAACGTCTTACGCGAATTAAACAGAGCATGAAAGATGCTCGATTTGTTTATTTAATGCGTTTAGATCACAACCAAGTGCATTTCATATTTGACACGGAAGATACCCACTCCAAGGATTACTCGCCTCCAGGTGAGGTATTTAATAATCCATCCAAAGAGCTTAGAGATATATTCATAACAGGTCAGCCCTTTGTAGAAGGCCCCTTCCATGACCAGTGGGGAGATTGGGTTTCTGCACATGCACCTATTTACGACCCTCGTAGCGGAAAAATTATTGCAATATCGGGGATAGATATTAATGCTGCGACGTGGTCTAAACATGTAAAATTTTACAAATATGCCAGTGCTTTAATTTCTGCCCTTTTAGTCAGCTTTATGTTCGGCTGTATTTTTTTACATAATGCCGTTAAGCATTGGCAAGAAGCTGAAGACCAAGTCAACAAAATGGCACGCTTTGATGCCTTAACCGGTCTTCCCAATCGTTACTTAATCAATGAAATCCTCGAACGCGTCATTCTTGACGCCGAAAAAAATGAAAAGAAATTTGCCCTTTTATTTATGGATATCAATAATTTTAAGTGGGTTAACGATACCCTTGGGTACTCGACAGGTGATAAGTTATTACAAATCATCGCAAGCCGACTAAGGCAAGTTTTGCGCAGAGCGGATATCTTTGGACGCATTGGTGGCGATGAATTTGTTTTTATTCTTGAAAACTTAGTGGACACCCATGAAAACGCATTAACTATCGCTGAAAAAATTCAAAATACGCTCTCCATGCCTATAACAACTCATGGATTAGAAAATTTTTCCATACTTGCAAGTGTTGGTATAGCCATTTACCCCAAGCATGGCGAAACTGCTGAAAGATTAATGTCCAATGCAGACTATGCAATGTATCAAGCCAAGAAAAATCCATTTTCCCAGATTGTATTTTTTACACATGAATAA
- the gyrA gene encoding DNA gyrase subunit A, producing MSDSEILPIAIEDELKQSYLDYAMSVIVSRALPDVRDGFKPVHRRALFAMRELGNDYNKPYKKSARVVGDVIGKYHPHGDTAVYHTLVRMAQPFSLRYLLVDGQGNFGSVDGDEPAAMRYTEIRMTKLAHDIIVDLEKDTVDWEDNYDGSERIPKVMPTRIPNLLINGSAGIAVGMATNMAPHNITEVLNACLAYVDDSDITVEGLMEHISGPDFPTGGIIYGKSGIVDAYRTGKGRLHIRGKYHLEEDEKTNRVSIVYTEIPYQVNKAKLIERIAELVKEKKLEGISELRDESDKDGMRIVVDLKRNENAEVIINNLFINTPLETSYSINMVALENGQPGLKNLKDLIAAFIRHRQEVVTRRTLFELRKARERGHLLEGLAVALANIDGIIETIKTSANPSEARVRLLEGQWQAGGVLALLEKSGHRSIRPDYIEGEDPASPFGLTGDQYRMSPAQVGAILELRLHRLTGLEQDKLLAEYTEILGEIAELQSILDSFTKLMEIIRGELRQVLAQYGDARRTAIVESRIDFSRADLIPEEQVVLTVSKSGYAKTQPLDDYAAQRRGGRGKSATSMKEDDYIEHLVVASNHATVLCFTCSGKVYWLKVYDVPQASRGSKGRPIVNLLPLEDGESVTAILPLMDFPESHYVFMATADGTVKRVELEQFSRPRSVGLRAIELSENDTLIGVAITDGTQQIMLFSNEGKAIRFDENEVRVVGRTAMGVRGMRIDDASRIVSLVVAPESGEVLTACANGFGKRTTVDAFPVRHRGGQGVIAVQTSERNGELVRATAVNDSNELLLISDGGTLVRTRVAEIRSVGRNAQGVMLIRLGDSETLVGVVCLDGVCADDDVIEGEVTEGSDDQEIVDTSTETSEAQEDTSTANDAD from the coding sequence TATGGCACAGCCATTTAGCTTGCGTTACCTTTTGGTGGATGGTCAGGGCAATTTCGGTTCGGTTGATGGGGATGAACCAGCAGCGATGCGTTATACCGAGATCCGGATGACCAAGTTGGCTCACGACATCATTGTCGATTTGGAAAAAGATACCGTCGATTGGGAAGACAACTATGATGGTTCTGAACGCATTCCCAAGGTTATGCCAACCCGCATCCCAAATCTGCTGATCAATGGATCGGCAGGGATTGCGGTGGGTATGGCGACCAATATGGCGCCGCACAATATTACTGAAGTACTCAACGCCTGTTTGGCATATGTCGATGATAGTGATATTACCGTTGAAGGCTTGATGGAGCATATCTCTGGCCCAGACTTTCCAACGGGCGGTATTATCTATGGTAAAAGCGGTATTGTTGATGCCTACCGTACAGGTAAGGGACGACTACATATCCGTGGAAAATATCATCTTGAGGAAGATGAAAAAACCAATCGGGTCAGTATTGTTTATACCGAAATTCCTTATCAGGTCAATAAAGCAAAGCTGATTGAACGCATCGCTGAGCTGGTTAAAGAAAAGAAACTGGAAGGCATTAGCGAATTGCGCGATGAGTCTGATAAGGACGGCATGCGGATCGTTGTTGACCTCAAGCGTAATGAAAATGCTGAGGTCATTATTAATAATTTATTTATTAATACGCCACTTGAAACATCGTATAGCATCAACATGGTCGCTTTGGAGAATGGGCAGCCTGGTCTTAAAAACCTTAAAGATCTGATTGCTGCGTTTATTCGCCATCGTCAGGAAGTTGTAACGCGCCGTACTTTATTTGAATTACGCAAAGCACGCGAACGCGGACATTTATTAGAAGGTTTGGCCGTTGCTTTGGCCAATATTGATGGCATTATTGAGACCATCAAAACTTCAGCTAACCCCAGCGAAGCCCGCGTACGTTTGCTTGAAGGTCAATGGCAGGCGGGTGGCGTATTAGCACTGCTTGAAAAATCAGGTCATCGCTCCATTCGTCCAGACTATATCGAAGGTGAAGATCCGGCGAGTCCTTTTGGCTTGACTGGTGATCAATACCGCATGTCACCTGCGCAAGTCGGTGCAATTCTAGAGCTTCGTTTACATCGTTTGACAGGTTTGGAGCAAGACAAGTTACTTGCTGAATACACTGAAATTTTGGGTGAAATTGCTGAATTACAATCTATTCTTGATAGCTTTACCAAGTTGATGGAAATTATCCGTGGTGAGTTGCGTCAAGTTCTTGCACAGTATGGTGATGCGCGTCGTACTGCGATCGTTGAATCACGTATCGATTTCTCACGTGCAGATTTGATTCCTGAAGAGCAAGTTGTACTGACTGTTTCAAAATCAGGTTATGCGAAAACTCAACCGCTGGATGACTATGCTGCACAGCGTCGTGGTGGTCGTGGTAAGTCTGCGACGAGCATGAAAGAAGATGATTATATTGAGCATTTAGTTGTTGCTTCAAATCATGCGACTGTATTGTGCTTTACCTGCAGTGGCAAGGTTTATTGGCTCAAAGTGTATGATGTACCGCAAGCAAGTCGTGGGTCTAAAGGGCGCCCAATAGTCAATTTATTGCCGCTAGAAGACGGTGAGAGCGTCACTGCAATTCTGCCTTTGATGGATTTCCCTGAGTCACATTATGTGTTTATGGCAACTGCAGACGGTACCGTAAAACGCGTTGAATTAGAGCAGTTTAGTCGTCCTCGCAGTGTCGGTTTACGTGCTATTGAGTTGTCTGAAAATGATACCTTGATTGGTGTTGCCATTACGGATGGTACACAACAAATCATGCTATTTAGCAATGAAGGTAAAGCAATTCGTTTTGATGAAAATGAAGTGCGCGTTGTGGGACGTACAGCCATGGGTGTACGTGGTATGCGTATCGATGATGCTTCACGTATTGTTTCACTTGTCGTGGCACCAGAGTCGGGTGAAGTTCTGACTGCATGTGCGAACGGCTTTGGTAAGCGTACTACGGTTGATGCATTCCCTGTTCGCCATCGTGGTGGTCAAGGCGTTATCGCGGTGCAAACGAGTGAGCGTAATGGTGAGCTCGTTCGAGCAACCGCCGTGAATGACAGTAATGAACTTCTTCTGATTTCAGATGGCGGAACGTTAGTTCGTACCCGTGTTGCCGAAATTCGTTCTGTGGGTCGAAACGCGCAAGGCGTGATGCTGATTCGTTTAGGCGATAGTGAAACATTGGTCGGCGTGGTTTGTTTGGATGGCGTCTGTGCTGATGATGATGTGATTGAGGGTGAGGTAACAGAAGGTAGTGATGATCAAGAGATTGTTGATACGTCTACTGAAACTTCCGAAGCCCAAGAGGACACATCAACTGCGAATGATGCAGATTAA